GATCCGCGGCGTGGCGACAACGAGGAGCGCAGCGCCCGACTGGCGGAGCGTGCGCTGCCCGAGATGGGACTGCCCGCCGACGCGGTGGCCACGGTGGCCCGGCTGGTCAGGCTCACCGCCACTCACGATCCCGCCCCCGGGGACGCGGACGGCGCCGTACTGTGCGACGCCGACCTGGCGATCCTGGCCACGCCGCCGGAGATCTACGCGGACTACGCGGCGGCCGTACGGCAGGAGTACTCCTTCGTCCCGGACGACGCGTTCCGGGACGGCCGGACGGCTGTGCTGCGCTCGCTGCTCGACCGGCCGGCGATCTTCCGGATCGCCGATCTGGAGGCGCCTGCCAGGGCGAACATCCACGCCGAGCTTGAACGGCTGCGAAACGGTTATTCACCAGGATCAAACACCGATCACCGGTAAGGACTGTGATAATTTGGTGAAATCTGTTTGATTAGGGAGTGGTCAATGCTCGCCCAGCAGCGGCAGCAGGCGATTCTGGACCGGGTGCGCAGCAGTGGCGGGGTCAGGGTCGCCGACCTCGTACGCGAGTTCGGCGTGTCCGACATGACGATCCGCAGAGACCTCGAAGTGCTGGCCGAGCGCGGACAGGTGGCGAAGGTGCACGGCGGAGCCACCGCTGCCGGACCCGGCTCGACCGAGGAGCCGGGGTTCGCCGTCAAGTCGATGCGCCAGCAACCGGAGAAGGAGGCGATCGCCCGGCACGCCGCCCGGCTCGTCCGGCCCGGCACGGCGATCGCGCTGTCAGCGGGGACGACCACCTGGACGCTCGCCCACTTCCTGGTCGACGTGCCCGATCTGACCGTGATCACCAACTCGATCTGGATCGCCGACGTCTTCCACCGCTCGCCCCGCGCCGACCGCACCGTCGTGCTGACCGGCGGTGTCCGCACGCCCTCCGACGCGCTGGTCGGCCCGGTCGCCGTGGCGGCGATCCGCAGGCTCCACGTGGACACCCTGTTCCTCGGCGTGCACGGGATGAGCGCCCGTGCCGGGTTCACCACCCCCAACCTGCTGGAGGCGGAGACCGACCACGAACTGGTCGCCTCCGCGCACCGCCTGGTGGTGCTCACCGACCACACCAAGTGGGGGACGATCGGGATCAGCACGATCGCCGAGCTGGCCCAGGCCCACGTGGTGATCACCGACTCCGGCCTGCCGGACGAGGCCCGTGACGAGCTCGCCGCCCAGGTGGGAGAGCTGATCATTACCCAGCCGCAGCCGGAGAGCGAGGCCATCACCCGATGAAGCGCACGATCACCCACCTGGCGGACGGCCGGGAGCTGTTCTACTTCGACCGCGACGACGCCGCCGACCGCGGTGCGATCGACGGACGCGACCTGCCGTCCCGTCCTCCGGCCTCCGAGCTGCGCTACGACCCGCTCACCGAGGAGTGGATCGCGGTGGCCGGTCACCGCCAGGGCCGCACCTTCCTCCCGCCGGCGAGCGAGTGCCCACTCTGCCCGTCAACTCCCGGCCACCCGACCGAGATCCCCTCGGGGGCCTACGAGGTGGCGGTCTTCGAGAACCGCTTCCCCTCCTTCTCCTCCCAGACGGGCGACTACAGCCAGGTCGGAGGGTTGAGCGAGGTCCGCCCGGGGGTCGGCCGGTGCGAGGTGGTCTGCTTCACCTCCGACCACGACTCGTCCTTCTCCCGCCTCTCCGCCGACCAGGTCGACCTGGTCATGGAGGCCTGGATCGACCGGACGGCGGAGCTGTCCGCGACCCCCGGCGTGGAGCAGGTGTTCTGCTTCGAGAACCGGGGAGCGGAGATCGGCATCACCCTGACCCACCCCCATGGCCAGATCTACGCCTACCCCTACGTGACTCCGCGCACCCGGCTCTCCCTCGGCGCGGCCGAGCGACACCGGGAGCGGACGGGCGGCAACCTGTTCGCCGACGTACTCGCCGCCGAGCGCGAGGCGGAGGTCCGGGTGGTGGCGTCGAACGAGCACTGGACGGCCTTCGTCCCCGCCGCGGCACGCTGGCCCGTGGAGGTTCACCTCTACCCCCACCGGCAGATCCCGGACCTGTGCGCGCTGGAGGCCGCCGAGCGGGCGGCGTTCGGCCCGCTCTACACGGACGTGCTCCGCCGGCTGGACGGACTGTTCGGTGTGGCCATGCCGTACGTCGCGGCCTGGCAGCAGGCGCCGGCGAATGTCGGCCGCGACCTTTCCTACGCGCATCTGGAGCTGTTCAGCATCCGCCGGGCGCCCGACAAGCTGAAGTATCTCGCCGGATCGGAGGCCGCCATGGGGGCCTTCGTGAACGACGTCCTGCCCGAGGAGACGGCACGGCTCCTCAGGTCCGTTGTCACGGAATGATCACTTATTGATCTCAGATTAGGGTCGCATTACCTAGCGTTTACCACTACTATCCTCACCCATCGGAGCTTGTGTCCGATATGCCTAATTCCGGGCGCGTCGCCCGGGAGCCGGGGAACCACCGCACCTGGGGTGAACCACTTCGGTGGAAGGGCCTCCTCCAGCCCGAACCCGTCAGCTAACCCGGCAGGCGCGAGGAGAGGAGAGTCGTGGCGGCTCCATCCCCCACGTTCCGTCGCCATGCGGCTTTGACCGTTTCCCTGATTCTGGCCCTCACGTTCAACCTGGGCACCGCGACCGCGGGCAACGCGGAGCCCCGGCCGGACGAGTCCAAGCTCCGCGCCGAGCTGGTGACACTGAACAAGAAGGTCGACAAACTCATCGAGGCCTACGCGGCCAAACGTGAATCCCTCAAGAAGGCACAAGAGGCCGAGGTGACGGCCAAGGCGGACCTGCGCAGAGCCGAGGAGTCCTACGCCGAAGCCAGCCGGCAGGTCGAATCCATCGCCCAGCTCCGCTACCAGAGCAACACGGGCGACCTGCCCTCACTGCTGTTCTCCGCCGACCTGGGCGGCTCTGTGATCATGGAACAGCTCACCGCTCAGCAGAGCACCTCCCTGCAGGCCTTCGCCCGGAGCCGGGATCTCAGGCAACAGGCGGCGGACAGGGCGGCCCGGCTCACCAAGGAGATCGCCGAGGAGACCCAGGCGGTGGAGGCCCAGCGCAAGGAGGCCGAGAAGGTGATCGGTGACATCGAGGAGAAGCTCGACACGCTCGTCCCCACGGGCTCCGGCCGCCGCGCCGACGGGAGCTGGGCCCCCCAGCTGCCCACGGGCGCCGACAACATCACCGACCGCACCCGGATCATGCGCGGAGCCGTACAGAAACGCTTCTCCCTCCCCTACGAGGTCGGCTGCTACCGTGCCGAGAACGACGGTGGCGAGCACCCGCTCGGGCGGGCCTGCGACTTCATGATGAGCACCGGCGGGTCGATGCCCTCCGCGGCCCATGTCACCCTCGGCGACGAGATCGCCGCCTGGGCCATCGAGAACAGGGCCACCCTCGGTGTCAAATACGTGATCTGGCGCCAGCGCATCAACTCAGGCTCCGGTTGGAGCTCCATGTCTGACCGCGGCGGTGTCACCGCCAATCACTTCGACCACGTCCACATCTCGATGCTCTGAGCCGGGCGCGTCCGATGAAAAAAGATGTGACAGTGGCCACGCGCGCGGTCATGATGGGGCCTCATGGCTGACAATCGCGTTGATCCCCCCTATGTCGCCGACGAACTCCCCATGTTGCGCTCATGGCTGGACTGGCATCGGGAGACCTTGGCCGTCAAGTGCGCCGGGCTGTCGGAGGAGCAGCTCCGGCTGCGCGCGGCCGGGCCGTCGACGCTCTCCTTGCTGGGACTGGTCCGCCATCTGACCGAGGTGGAACGCCACTGGTTCCGTAACATCCTCAACGGCGAGAACAGCCCGGGGATCTACTGGACCGACCAGGAGCCCGACGGCGACTTCGACCTGGTGGACACCGCCTCCGCCGGGGAGGCGTTCGCCCGCTGGCATACCGAGATCGCCCGCGCCCGCGAACTCTCCGCAGGACTGTCCCTTGAGACCGTGGGCAAGCAGCAGCGCAAGGGAGAGGACGTCTCGCTGCGCTGGATCTTCATCCACATGATCGAGGAGTATGCCCGGCACAACGGCCACGCCGACATCATCCGTGAGCAGATCGACGGCGTCACCGGGGAGTAGTGGATTCTCCGGCTCCCTCAACCGCCCCAGCGATCACCTGATCGAGGTCGGCCAGGTCCGCCGGGTGGGCCACGGCCGCTGCGGCGAAGCGGGTGAGCAGCCGGGCGAAGACCTCACGATCGGTCTCGTCCCAGTCGGCGATCAGGCCGTCCAGGTAGATACGCCGGTGGCGGACGACGACCTCCAGCACCCGGTGCCCCCGGCCGCTCAGCACCAGCCGGGCACGCCGGGCGTCCACTTCCGACTCCTCGCGCTCCACGAACCCCGCGCCGATGGCGTCGTTGACCAGCCTGCTGGCCGTGGACGGATCCACGTCCAGCTGCTCGGCGACGGCGCCGACGGTCACCTCGGACAGGTCGAGACTCAGCTTGTGCACGGCGTGGACGACCATCACGTTCGACAGCTGCACCGGCCTCTGCGGGTCCGTCGACCTGCGTGCGCGCAGTGGCCGCGCCCAGATGCGGCGCAACCGGAACAGCGCCACGTCGATCGCCGCTCCCGGCGTCCCGTCCCTCACGGAGCAACTCTACCGGCGCGGGACCCGCCTGCCCCGCGTCCGACGCGGCCCGGCGGATCAGCCGGTGAGACGGATGGGGTTCACCAGGTCGGCGTAGAGGAGCAGGCCGAACAGGATCATCATCGTGAAGGCCAGCGCGTAGGTCAGCGGGAGCACCTTGGCGATGTCCACGTGCGCCGGCTCCGGCCTGCGGGTGACACGGGCGAAGGCTCGCTTGATCCCCTCCCAGAGCCCACCGGCGACGTGGCCGCCGTCAAGCGGCAGCAGAGGGATCAGGTTGAACATGCCGATGGCCAGGTTGAATCCGGCGAGAAGGCTCAGCAGGGCGACGAACTTGTTCTCGGCAGGAGCGGAGGACGCGGCGATCTCGCCGCCGATCCGGCCCGCTCCGACCACGCCGACCGGACCGTTGGGGTCGCGTTCGTCCCCGGAGAAGGCGGCGTTCCAGACGCCGACCATCTTCTGCGGCAGGTTGACCATCGACTCGGCGACCCTGCCGGTGAGGTCCACCATGTGGCCGACCACGTAGCCGATGTTCTGTCTCTCTATGACCTGCGTGGGTGCGACGCCCAGGAAGCCGACGTTCTTCTCGATCTTCTCCGGGTCGTCGACCACCGGCCGGTCCTGGGAGATCAGGGTGACGTTCAGTGTCTGCGGTTTCCCGTCCCGCACGATGCCGAGGGCGATGGGTCCGGCCCCGTTGGCCCTGATCTTCTTGGTGGCCTCCTCCCAGGAGGAGACCGGCACGCCGTTGAACGCCACGATCGTGTCGCCGGGTTTGACACCCGCCTGTGCCGCCGGCGTCGGCGGGTCGGCCGGGGTGCACACCCGGCCCGGCTTCAGTGACTCGCTGTAGGGGATGACGCATTTGGTCATCCCCGACACGACCGGCTTCAGCACCGGGACACCGAAGCCCATGATGACGATGGCGAAGATGATGAACGCCAGCACGAAGTTCATCGCCGGGCCGCCGCTCATGATGATGACCTTCTGCCACCAGGGCTTGCGGTAGAAGACCCGGCCCTCATCTCCCGGTTGGACCTCTTCCAGCGCGACCTCGCGGGCGTTCTCGATCAAGCCCTGCCATGGTCCGGTGGCGGCCGAGCGCACCTTGTTGGGGTCGTCGGTGGGGCGGGGCGGGAGCATGCCGATCATGCGGATGTAGCCGCCGAACGGGATCCACTTCACGCCGTACTCGGTCTCGCCCCGGCGCCATGACCACATGGTCGGCCCAAAGCCGATCATGTACTGCGTGACCTTGACACCGAACCGCTTTGCGGGCACCAGGTGGCCGATCTCGTGCAGCCCGATCGACACCACCAGCCCCAGAGCGAAGACGATGACCCCGATCAGGAAGAGCCAGCTCACAGGTCCATACCCCCGGTCACGGATTATCGACGACGCCCATACGAGATTAGCCGAAGTATCCGGGACCGGGACCCCCCGTAGGCAAGGGATGTCGATCGAGCCACTTGCGTGAGCTTTACGAAATAGAGACACTTTGCTGACGGTATGCAATCATTCGATCACCCATAGAGAATACGCGTGAGAGGAGAGCCTTGATCGGGATCCTGGTGGCCGAGCACCTTCCGCTGGTACGGCGAGGCCTGGTGGCGTCGCTGGAGTGTGAGGCCGACCTGAAAGTCGTCGCCGACGTGGGCAGCGGAGAGGACATCATCCCCTCCGCCCTGGAGCACGGCCCCGATACGGCGGTCATCAACCTGGATCTCCCCGGTGTCGACGGGTTCACCGCGGCGCTCCAGCTGCACGAGAGCGCCCCCGAATGCCGGGTCCTGCTGCTGTCCCGAGCCCCCAACCCGGGTCAGGTCCGCCGGGCGTTCGCCGTCCACGCGCTCGGATTCATGAGCCTGAACGTGGGGCCCGAGCAGCTGGCCGAAGGCGTCCGCCAGGTGGCGGCCGGCCGGCGGACGGTGGACTCGGAGCTCGCGGTGGCCGCCCTGGAGTCGGCTGAGAACCCGCTGACCCGCCGCGAGCTGGACGTGCTGCGGCTGGCCGCCCAGGGGGCACGCTCCAACGAGATCGCCGACCAGCTGTTCCTGTCGGTGGGAACGGTCCGGAACCACCTGTCGCGGATCATGTGCAAGACACACGCCCGCAACCGCCTCGACGCCGTGCGGATCGCCGGAGACTCCGGCTGGTTGTGACGCCTCGGGCGGGTCCGCGCACTGAGGGCGGCGACCGCGGTCAGGGGCGCCAGATGAGGATCAGAGCGCAGTCGTCGTTGTGCCCCGCCGACATCGAGGTGACCAGCTCGCGGGCACCCTCACGGAATCCGGAGGGCAGCATCCGCTCGGCCTCGCCCAGCAACCGGTCGAGGCCCGCGTCGATGTCGCGGCCGGGCTGCTCGATCAGCCCGTCGGTGTAGAGCATGAGCGCCTCGCCCTTGCGGAGCGTGCCGCGGTCCGGCTCGCAGTGCAGGTCGGGGACGATGCCCAGGACCACGCCCTTGGCCGGAGAGACCCGCCAGGTGCCGGCGCCCGCCTCGAACTTGACCACCGGCGGGTGACCGGCCGAGGTGATCACGTATTCGCCTGTGACGAGGTTGAGCCGCACATGGACGGCCGTGACGAAGCCCTCGGCCTCGCGCAGGCGGTGCAGGTAGGTGTTGCAGGCGGGCAGGAAGTCGGTGACCGAGCCGAGCAGACCGCCGAAGGTGCCCGACAGCATCAGGGCCCTGGTGCCCGCGTCGACGCCCTTTCCGGACACGTCGACCAGGGCGAGCTCCACCGTGTCGCCCTCGCGCATGGAGACCAGGAAGTCACCGCCGAAGGAGGAGCCGCCGGCCTGTTCGAGCACCACCCGCGAGTCCCAGTCCTTGGGCAGCGGGGGCAGCTCGCTCTGGCTCTTGAGCCGGTCACGCAGCTCCAGCAGCATGACGTCGCCGCGCAGTCCCTGCACGCCGAGCTTGCCCCGGGTGCGGGCCATCAGTGCCGCCAGCACGGTGGTGAAGCCGAAGGTGGCCAGCAGTCCCGGGCCGATGTGTCCCACCCCGCGCACGATGCCCACGTAGAGCAGGGCCGCCGCGACCGCGCACAGCAGCTTGGCCAGGCTGCGCAGCCTGAGCTGGAGACCGCCGACGAGGGTGATCGGGATCATGAGCGCCGGTGAGAACCACTCCATGGAGAACCGGGCGGCCAGGACGCCGAGCACCAGACTCAGCACGATCAACGTGATGAGCAGGTTGCGGTCGCGGGCCAGTGGCCCACGGCGCAGGAAGCGCACGATGGGCACCAGGAGGGGGACCCGCACCAGGAACGCGCGGAGCCCCGGAGGGATCAGCGGCACAGGACGGGAACTCATGATGGGTTCGACTGTATCGGGCCGTCCCCCGTTTGGGCAGCCCACTTGACCAATGCCTTGATCATTAAGGGCGGATATTGAATGGCCGGAACGGTTTGCCCCATCTACCGTAGGAAAAATGAGTCTTAGCCTGCGCCCGATGACAGAGAACGAGTGGTCCGACTGGATCGCGGTCGACGAGGAGGCGTTCGGCAACGCCGTACCCCCGCACCGGGCGGAGCTGTTCAAGGGCACGACGGAGTTCGACCGCTCGCTGGGCGCCTTCGAGGACGACCTGCTCGTGGGTGTCACCGCGGTGTGCAGTTTCACCATGACGGTCCCCGGCGGGCCGATCCCGGTCGGCGGCGTCACCGCGGTCGGTGTACTGCCCTCGCACCGCCGCAGGGGGATCCTGTCCGCGCTGATGACCCGCCAGCTCAACGACCTGCACGAGCGGGGCGAGGCGGTCGCCGCGCTCTACGCGTCCGAGGCGGCGATCTACGGGCGCTTCGGGTACGGCCGGGCCGCGGACAACCTCTTCTTCGACATCCCCACGCGCGGCTCGACCTTCGCCCCGAGCGCCCCCGTCGACCCCGCACTGCGGCTGCGCGTCGTCAGGCCCGCCGAGGCCAGGGCCACCTTTGAAAAGATCTTCGAGGCGGCGCTCGACGGCCGCCCGGGCCTCTACGCACGTACGCCCGCGCGGTGGGACGGGGTGCTGTCGGACCACGAGGCCGACCAGGGAAGCGCCGGGCCGCTGCGCGCCGTGGTCGTCGAGGACGACGGGGGCCCCCGCGGCTACGCGCTGTTCCGGATCAAGCCGGGTGTCACCGCCCATGACGTGCCGGACAGCGAACTGCGGCTCAAGGAGCTGTTCGGCCTGGACCCGGCCGCCTACGCGCTGCTCTGGCGGCACCTGCTGGACCGCGACCTGGTCGCGCGTGTCCGGGCCGCGCAGCGCCCGGCCGACGACCCGCTCATCCACCTGCTGGCCGAGCCGCGCCGGCTCAACGCGGGGTGGCTGGACGACCTGTGGGTCCGCATCGTGGACGTCGAGCGGGCGCTGCCCGCGCGCCGTTACTCGGCACCCGTGGACGTGGTGATCGACGTCGAGGACGCGCTCTGCCCGTGGAACGCCGGCCGCCTGCGGTTGACGGCCGACGGCTCCGGCGCCCGGTGCGTGCCCACCGACGAGCCGGCGGACCTGACGCTTCCGGTCTCGGCTCTGGGGGCCGCCTACCTGGGCGGTCGTCCGCTCACCCCGCTGCAGGCCGCGGGTGTGGTGCGCGAGTCGCGGGCCGGGGCCGTACGGGAACTGTCGGTCGCGATGGCGTGGGAGCCCGCCCCCTGGGCCGGTCTGGTCTTCTGACCGGCAGGCGACGACCGTGGCGGCGCGGGACGGGCGGGTTAGGGTGACGACATGGCGCTGCAGAGCTTGCAGATAAGCACGATCACCGCGATGCGGGCCCGGGATGTCTCCCGGCCCACGCAGAGACAGCAGGAGGGCGCCGACCGGCGTCCGCTCCGCGACGAGACGCCGCGCAGGGAGCCTCCTACGCGCGGGGAGCCGCCCCGCCACAGGTCGACGCCTCCGCCAGACGCCTCCTGACGGCGGGGTCTCCATATCGGGGTCGCCGGCGAAACGCCTGCCCGCCCGTTACGGGCGGGCAGGCGGGCTTCCGCGGAGCGGGCGGCGATCGGTCCGGGTCTACGGCAACGACGGGAGCTGGCCGATGGTCTCGTAGGAGGTGAGCTGCGCGATCCGGCGGTTGTGCCGCTCGGCGCCCGAGTAGGCGGTGCTCAGGAAGACCTCGACGAACCGGGTCGCGTCCTCCTGCGTGTGCATCCGCGAGCCGACGCTGACGACGTTGGCGTTGTTGTGCTCGCGGGCGAGCCTGGCGGTCTCCTCGCTCCACGCCAGGGCGGCGCGGATGCCGCGCACCTTGTTGGCCGCGATCTGCTCCCCGTTGCCCGAGCCGCCGATGACGATTCCCAGGCTGCCGGGGTCCTCCGCGACGCCTTCGGCCGCCCGCAGGACGAACGGCGGGTAGTCGTCCTCGGGGTCGTACACGAACGGCCCGCAGTCCGTCACCTCGTGGCCGTGCTCCTTCAACCAGGAGACGACGTGATTCTTGAGCTCATAGCCGGCATGGTCGGCACCGATGTAGACGCGCACCCGCCCAGTTTTGCAGGTGTGTGTGGACGGCTCGACCCCCGCCCCCACTAGAGTAACGACCGGTATGCCATTCCAACCCTTACAAGAGAGAGTCCCCATGCGTGACATCCGAGTGGTCGGGGATCCGGTCCTGCGCACGCCCGCCGAGCCGATCGTCGACTTCGACCGCGACCTGCGCCGCCTGATCGACGAGATGTTCGCCGCCATGTACGCCGCGCAGGGCGTCGGCCTGGCCGGTCCGCAGATCGGCGTGTCGAAACGGATCTTCGTCTACGACTGCAGCCACCGCAAGGGCCATGTGATCAATCCCGTGCTGACGGTCGACGACGAGGAGGAGGTCGTCGACGAGGAGGGCTGCCTGTCGGTGCCCAGCCGCGACACCGGCACACCGATCTACGCCAGGACTCCCCGGGCCGCCGGGGTCACCGTCCGCGGTCTCGACCGCCTGGGCCGGCCGGTCCAGTACAGGGCCCGTGGCCTGCTGGCACGCTGTTTCCAGCACGAGACCGATCACCTTGAAGGGCTGCTCTACGTCGACCGCCTCGCCAAGGACGCCGCACGGAAGGTCCTCCTCCAGGCGCCCTGACCGGCCGGGCTCCGCGCCGTCAGCCGGACGAGTCCGCGCCGGCGCTTCCGCCGCCCCTCCCGCTCCGGCGCAGCAGCGGCCAGGCCGCCAGGCCGAGGCCGGCCACGAGGAGCAGCGCGATCATGACCCACTCGTTCGAGCCGCCGGGACCGTAGACGTGGCCCCGGCGGCCGGTGTCGAAGGCCCTGACCACCTGGCCGGGAACGAACGTCTCCCGGTCGGCGCCGTAGAGCGTGATCTCCGGGCGTAGCCGCCTGCCGCTCCGGAACTCTCCCAGCCAGCTGCACTGCTCGTGGCCGGGATGCTGGACGCACTCGACCCGTTGGGCGGTGAAGGTGCCCCATGTGCCCGCACCGCGGAGGGCTGCCAGAGCCGATCCGAGGTTCGTTGCGGCGAGCAGCACCAGCATCAGCCCGCCCACGATGATCACCAGGTCGAACGCGCCCAGACGCTTGGTGCCCAGTTTCATCCGGCGCCCTTCTGAGAGGCGGAACTTCCCTCAGCACTGGTTTACCCGGAACATTCCGTGGTGGCCATACGTGCGACACCGATCAGCACCGTCGGATAAGCCGGCCAGGGGTGGGGCGGTGGCCTCCGGGGGGTCACAGCTGGATCGACTTGATCTCCAGATACTCCTCAAGCCCGAACTCGCCCAGCTCGCGTCCCAGGCCCGACTGCTTGTAGCCCCCGAAGGGAGCCAGCGGGTTGAACTGGCCGCCGTTGACGGCCACCTGGCCGGTGCGCAGGCGCCGCGCGACGGAGATCGCGCGTTCCTCGCTGCCCGCCCACACCGCGCCGGCCAGTCCGTAGGGAGTGCCGTTGGCGATGGCGACGGCCTCGTCCTCGCCGCGGGTGTAGGGGATGATCGTCAGAACCGGACCGAAGATCTCCTCCTGCTCGATCACCATCCCCGGCTCCACCCCGGCGAACACCGTGGGCTCCACGTAGAAGCCCCGGTCCAGGGGCCGGTCGGTGCCTCCGGCGACCAGCCGGGCCCCTTCCTCCTGGCCCCGGTTGATGTAGCGGACGACCCGGTCGCGCTGCACGGCGGAGACCAGCGGGCCGAGGCGGGTGAGCTCGTCGAAGGGGTCGCCGACGGTGTATTTTCCGGCGGCCTCGACGGCGAGCCCGACGACATCGTCGTACTGGTCCCGATGGACGATCATGCGTGTCCAGGCCGAGCAGGTCTGACCCGAGTTGAGGAAGGCGTTGGCCACGGTCACCTTGGCCGCCGCGGCCAGGTCGGCGTCCGGCAGGACCACGCTGGCCGACTTGCCGCCGAGCTCCAGGGCCACCCGTTTGACGGTCTCGGCTGCGAGCGAGGCGACCCGCCGGCCCGCCCTGGTGGAGCCGGTGAACGACACCATGTCCACGTCGGGATGGGTGACCAGCGCCTCCCCTATCACCGGGCCATAGCCACTCACCATGTTGAACACCCCGGCGGGCAGCCCGACCTCGTCGAAGATCCCG
Above is a genomic segment from Streptosporangium album containing:
- the def gene encoding peptide deformylase codes for the protein MRDIRVVGDPVLRTPAEPIVDFDRDLRRLIDEMFAAMYAAQGVGLAGPQIGVSKRIFVYDCSHRKGHVINPVLTVDDEEEVVDEEGCLSVPSRDTGTPIYARTPRAAGVTVRGLDRLGRPVQYRARGLLARCFQHETDHLEGLLYVDRLAKDAARKVLLQAP
- a CDS encoding aldehyde dehydrogenase family protein, with protein sequence MRHLYLNGAWRASASGESIDVVNPATEEAIDRVPAGSPSDVEAAVSAARAALPSWSGTPSAERGKILAAAAELIRERSEQIARIITTDMGAPYGVAMKVQTLMPAGVLAFYGQLAETYDFEGGRVGNSRIFREPVGVIAAITPWNYPLHQIVCKVGPALAAGCTVVLKPSEVAPLAAFALAGIFDEVGLPAGVFNMVSGYGPVIGEALVTHPDVDMVSFTGSTRAGRRVASLAAETVKRVALELGGKSASVVLPDADLAAAAKVTVANAFLNSGQTCSAWTRMIVHRDQYDDVVGLAVEAAGKYTVGDPFDELTRLGPLVSAVQRDRVVRYINRGQEEGARLVAGGTDRPLDRGFYVEPTVFAGVEPGMVIEQEEIFGPVLTIIPYTRGEDEAVAIANGTPYGLAGAVWAGSEERAISVARRLRTGQVAVNGGQFNPLAPFGGYKQSGLGRELGEFGLEEYLEIKSIQL